GGTATTAGTTGCACTACATTTGTTTTATAAAGAACAATTGACAGCAATAAAACACAAGGCACATACGCTGTTTGTTACCCTATTGGCATTAGCAGAAACCCATAAAGAAAAGATATTGCCCGGTTATACTCACTTGCAAGTTGCCATGCCGTCCTCTTTTGGACTCTGGTTCGCTTCCTATGCCGAATTATTAGCCGATGATAGTTATCTGTTGAATGCTGTTTTAAAAATAGTAGATCAAAACCCGTTAGGCTCTGCTGCCGGTTACGGAAGTTCGTTTCCTGTTGACAGGGAGTTTACGACGAAAGAATTGCAATTTTCGCAATTAAAATACAATGTGGTTGCTGCCCAATTGAGCAGGGGAAAATCAGAAAGGAGTATTGCCGGTTTTCTGGGCAGTTTGAGCAATACGCTGGCTCGTTTTGCCATGGATATTTGTTTGTATACCGGTCAGAACTTCGGTTTTATTTCTTTTCCGGATACATTGACAACAGGGAGTAGCATTATGCCGCATAAAAAAAATCCGGATGTCTTTGAATTGATTCGGGGAAAATGCAATCAGATACAGGCGTTACACACGGAAATGTTGTTGATAAGTAATAATTTACCCAGCGGGTATCACAGAGATTATCAGTTATTAAAAGAACACATTATTCAGGCATTTATGACTATGCATGAGATTTTGGAAGTTTTAAATTATGCAATACAACAAATACAAGTTCGTGAGATCGACCTGAATGATGATAAGTATGCATACCTCTTTACAGTGGACAGTATAAACGCTCTGGTAGAAAAAGGAGTTTCATTTAGAGATGCTTATAAAGAAATAGGAAATCAGGTAGCAGCAGGAACTTATACCCCAAAAGAAATAAAAAGGCACACCCACTTGGGAAGCATCCACAATTTGAGTTTAGATAAAATTCAACAAAAATTTGAATTATAGAAGAAAATATTGCTGTTGTTATATTGAGCTCGTTTACACTTTTATACCAATTTTTGATGTTTAATAGATTTTACCCATAGCTTTTAAATCATTATAATTTGTCATATTTTTTTGTGTCTTATTGCATGACATCTTCACTAGATTTCAGTCAACAAGTATTTAAAGTAAGGCAAAAGAAGGATCTTACTTTTCAAGAATTAAGTGATCGGTTTGATATTCCAATCCGAACACTTTTTCTGATTTGAAAAAATATGACTACTTTTAAACTAATTAATAAGAATGAAAAATTGTTATTTCAAAAATCGCAACTTTTCATATGCGTGAAACGTTGGCAAACATTTAAAAGAAAGAACTTTAAAGAAATAAACTAAAAAACCCGTTGTGCATTTTGATAAAATTCGTCAATTCGAGTAAATTTTTCTCATTTTCAATCGAAAAATTTGTATCGAGAATAGAATTTTTGCTCTAAATATGTTCTCGATACGATTTTTCGTAGCTCAAAATCACTCGAACTGACGTTTAAATTTACTTTTTAGTTCAAAATGCACAACGGGTTAAAAATTTGTAATTTTATCACTTTAGTAGGATCTTAAAGAGATGCCGGAAATTAGCAGATTTTATGGAATAATTATTAGAATGTTCTTCAACGATCGCAATCCGCCCCACACTTCCATGTAGAATATGGTCAATATAAATGTGTTGTTAATTTGAATGATGAGGTTGTGAACGGTTTTATGCCAAAAAGAGCTCTAAAGTTAATTTTTGACTGGTTGGATCTGCACAAAGAAGAATTGCTAGATAATTGGGATAGATGTCAAAATAACCTTAAACCAAATGCCATAGAACCATTAAAATAATTGGATTATGAAATTAATTTGGATTACAAATGCACAATATTTATCTGATTATAAAATTAATTTAACGTTTAATGATGGATTAAATGGAGTAGTTGATTTGAAAAATTCTATTAAAGGTGAAGTTTTTAAGCCTTTAAAGAACATTGATTATTTTAAGCAGTTTAAGAAAAATAGCTGGACAATTGAGTGGGATTGTGAAGTTGACTTTGCTCCTGAATTTTTATACCGGTTAACTGAAAGGACTAAAGGTTAAAAGCATATAAAACATGGATAGAAACTTATCAACCTTAGTAAAGAGAATAAAAAAGGTTAAAAACCTTGATTGAAAAATAATGAATCGCAGGGTATGGTAATTTCTGTAAAATGTGATTTAAGACATCCACATCACGATAATCCAGGAAGTCAGTCATTAGATTTTCAATTTAGAAAGAAACTTAAGAATGATTCGATAAAACTCTACGATGCATTAGAGAAACTAAAAGATAAGCATAATTGTGACGGGTTGTTCTATAACTGGGTTGATGAATTAGAAAATATTCAAATAAATTCAAACAGAATATTCTTGTTAGCAGGAATTGATGCAATATCTGATCATAAAGAGGAAATTGAGTTACTAAGAAGTAGAAAAGATGAAATAATATTGAAAGGGGTTTCCAGTTTATGTAAAGTTAGTAATGGCAAAAAAATTAAACATTTAGCTATACCAATAATTGGAACTGGTGCTGGAGGTGTCAATGAACACGAATCAATACATTCTATACTTAAAGGGATAAATAGCGCTGCATTTAAAAATCAGGCTCCTGAAACAATAACTCTCTTTTTCTGGCCAAAAGGAAATGATAAAAAAGAAAAGGATGCTTGGTATTCAAAAAGAGTAAGAATGATGCATTCTTTTATGAAAAGTGAAATCAAAAATGGAGAAAATGGTAAAGACTATAATATTTGGGCTTGTGATTATCCTATAAAATCATTTATACAAATATTAGTATTATTAATAGCTTGTCTGCATCAGTGGACTTATTTATAGTTACAGAGAAGGAGAAAACAACACATTAACTATGACAGTAATAATTGAAAACACTATTAAATGGATAATATTAACTACGGGAATATTTACACTTAAAACAGGTTCGTTTTCATTACCAAAACCTCTTAATTTTAATGCAATATTGATTCTCTTTATTGCTATAATTTTTGTATCCCTTTGGGAATGGTATAAACTAGGAGATATTCCAAAAAAGAAAAGCAGCTAACAATGGTAGCTGTAGCACAACTCTAATTTTTCAAAAATAATGCGCGTTATAAGCTATTTATAAAGAGGATCTATTCTTTAAGTTGTGCTTTTTAGCTAACATTAGAAGTGTTTAATACCAAGTAGTGTAGCGCAAAAAATTCATGTAGGCTCAAGGTCAAGAAAAATGTAAAATTTATATAGTAATCTTAAATGATTATTTTAGTTGTCAAATTAAAAGCATGCTTCCGGGTAAAGCACTCCTTATAAAGGCAAAAGCAACTGTAACACCTTTTGTACATAACACTCCCGTATTGACTTCTACATTGATCGATGAGTTAGTAGGAGCAAGGATCTATTTTAAATGCGAAAATTTTCAGAAAATGGGTGCTTTTAAAATGAGAGGAGCAGTTCATCATATGATGAATTTACCTGAAGAGCAAAGAGTTAAAGGGGTCGTTACACATTCTTCGGGAAATTTTGGGCAGGCAGTAGCACTATCTGCTAAAAATCTGGGAATTGATGCATATATCGTAATACCTGCCAATGCACCCCGGGTAAAAAAAGATGCTGTAAAGAGTTACGGAGGAAAAATCATAGAATGCAAACCTACTATTGAGGCTAGAGGAAGAGCGACGAAGCGAATTCAAAAAGAAACAGGAGCTGCCTTTATACATCCTTCAAATGATATGCACGTTATTTTAGGAAATTCAACCGCAGCTCTGGAATTGCTTGAAGCGCAT
This window of the Flavobacteriaceae bacterium genome carries:
- the argH gene encoding argininosuccinate lyase, which encodes MKLWDKGFSIDEKIEKFTVGNDREIDLYIAKYDVLASMAHAKMLEKTRMLSKKELRQLTEGLNDLLDQIHKNQFEIEPHFEDVHSKIEFELIKKYGDVGKKIHTARSRNDQVLVALHLFYKEQLTAIKHKAHTLFVTLLALAETHKEKILPGYTHLQVAMPSSFGLWFASYAELLADDSYLLNAVLKIVDQNPLGSAAGYGSSFPVDREFTTKELQFSQLKYNVVAAQLSRGKSERSIAGFLGSLSNTLARFAMDICLYTGQNFGFISFPDTLTTGSSIMPHKKNPDVFELIRGKCNQIQALHTEMLLISNNLPSGYHRDYQLLKEHIIQAFMTMHEILEVLNYAIQQIQVREIDLNDDKYAYLFTVDSINALVEKGVSFRDAYKEIGNQVAAGTYTPKEIKRHTHLGSIHNLSLDKIQQKFEL
- a CDS encoding DUF2442 domain-containing protein gives rise to the protein MKLIWITNAQYLSDYKINLTFNDGLNGVVDLKNSIKGEVFKPLKNIDYFKQFKKNSWTIEWDCEVDFAPEFLYRLTERTKG
- a CDS encoding pyridoxal-phosphate dependent enzyme, with the translated sequence MLPGKALLIKAKATVTPFVHNTPVLTSTLIDELVGARIYFKCENFQKMGAFKMRGAVHHMMNLPEEQRVKGVVTHSSGNFGQAVALSAKNLGIDAYIVIPANAPRVKKDAVKSYGGKIIECKPTIEARGRATKRIQKETGAAFIHPSNDMHVILGNSTAALELLEAHADLNDIYVGSVTKVVCEFR